The following are from one region of the Coffea eugenioides isolate CCC68of chromosome 2, Ceug_1.0, whole genome shotgun sequence genome:
- the LOC113761893 gene encoding signal peptide peptidase-like 1, giving the protein MESLWKLFYLLEPAPLTLILTAIAVTYGSAFRALNYGKEMERNRDLSEASITLDRSQALMIPVMSSCSLLLMFYLFSSVSQLLTAFTAVASASALYFCLSPYAAHVKSQFGLPDPFVSRCCSKSFTRIQGLLVLLCSGVVVAWLVSGHWILNNLLGISLCIAFVSHVRLPNIKICAMLLICLFVYDIFWVFYSERFFGSNVMVSVATQQASNPVHTVANSLSLPGLQLITKKLELPVKIVFPRNLLGGVVPGNSATDFMMLGLGDMAIPSMLLALVLCFDYRKNRDLSNSLDSSKGCKYIWYALSGYSVGLVTALAAGILTHSPQPALLYLVPSTLGPIIVMSWVREEFAELWDGSTLNINEKMHTPEP; this is encoded by the exons ATGGAGTCTTTATGGAAGCTTTTCTATTTGCTGGAACCGGCACCTCTCACTCTTATTCTGACTGCCATAGCCGTGACGTATGGATCTGCTTTTCGAGCTCTGAACTATGGAAAAGAAATGGAGCGAAATCGGGATCTGTCTGAAGCATCAATTACTTTAGACAGGTCCCAGGCCTTGATGATCCCGGTCATGAGCTCTTGCAGTTTGCTTTTGATGTTCTATTTATTCTCTTCTGTCTCCCAACTCCTCACTGCATTCACTGCAGTTGCCTCAGCATCAGCCCTGTACTTTTGCCTATCCCCATATGCTGCTCATGTCAAGTCCCAATTTGGTTTGCCTGACCCATTTGTATCTCGGTGTTGTTCGAAGTCGTTTACCCGGATCCAAGGCCTTCTTGTATTGCTATGCTCAGGTGTTGTAGTAGCATGGCTTGTTTCTGGCCACTGGATATTGAACAATTTGCTGGGAATATCCCTTTGTATTGCTTTTGTGAGCCATGTGCGCCTTCCGAACATCAAGATATGTGCAATGCTTCTCATTTGTTTGTTTGTGTATGATATTTTCTGGGTATTCTATTCAGAGAGATTTTTCGGATCAAATGTTATGGTATCAGTAGCAACACAGCAAGCATCTAATCCTGTACATACTGTGGCCAATAGCTTGAGTCTTCCTGGATTACAGTTGATTACCAAGAAGCTAGAATTGCCGGTCAAGATTGTCTTTCCGAGGAATCTATTAGGTGGTGTAGTGCCTGGAAACTCTGCTACTGATTTCATGATGCTTGGCCTTGGTGACATG GCTATTCCTTCAATGCTTTTGGCATTAGTTCTTTGTTTTGATTACAGAAAAAACAGGGATTTGTCAAATTCCTTGGATTCGTCAAAGGGGTGTAAATATATTTGGTATGCCCTTTCTGGATATTCAGTTGGACTTGTTACTGCCTTGGCAGCTGGAATTTTAACGCACTCACCACAACCAGCACTTTTGTATCTG GTACCATCTACATTGGGTCCCATAATTGTCATGTCTTGGGTGAGAGAGGAGTTTGCCGAACTGTGGGATGGATCAACTCTAAACATTAATGAGAAGATGCATACACCGGAACCATGA